One Aegilops tauschii subsp. strangulata cultivar AL8/78 chromosome 2, Aet v6.0, whole genome shotgun sequence genomic window, aattgtttatgtatccacacatgtatttaagtttccggtcaatacaattctaccatgaataataaacctttatcatgattaaagaaatataataataaccactttattattgcctctagggcatatttccaacattagGGTGTTTGGGTCCCATGAATCGACTCTCGACAGGACTTTACTTATCCAAAACAAACATTAGTGGCTTAGATTTTCTCTCGAAGAAATGTTTCTTTTATTGGATCTCCGCTTGTTCCTCAATCTTCGAAGAATATGGTGTGGGATTAGAGGCcaaaaaaattacatgcaaacaTACGGCTAAGGCTTTTTGTAAGCTTACATTCCCAAGCGGCAATCAAATGAAGGCGTGAATGCAGTAGCTTGATCACAAGGCAAGTGCTTGCTTATGCTTTGTGTACAAGTCGGCCTTCCTAGCAAATTGTGCACGGTGAGCATCATTTTTACTTATTTATAAGTTGTATTCTTCATTTTTTTCAGTTTATGGTGTGCTGAAACACTAAACTATTTGTTCGCCATGTCAAGCGAAAGACTTAATCGAAGAAAGTTTTAAGTGAGTTTGTTGTAGCATTATAGGTCGTCAGGCAACCGGAAGGTTGCCATGAATACGGCTGGGAGACCAAAGGCAGTAATAAAACAACAACGAAGTGTTCCAGCGACCAACCATGATGCTCGTCTGCACATAAGGCAGACATTGAACGAAGGTTATACATAGATCCTTTGATATCCTCGGCAATCTGAGACTACACCATCACAACAACTCTAGTGGCACAAGGTGAAGAATAAGCATCTAACTGAAGTTTTACAACTTGGAAAGATGGCCCAACGAATAATGATTCTTCTATCTGGGATAACATGCTCAGAATTTACTAGAGTTTGAGTGACTTTATGCAACATCGGTGATCAGTTGAGGGCAAACGAGAAGCTATTCAAGAACATAATAGTCTAACTCAAGTGGCTTCCGTCAGTGGTTAAGGTTCGAGGCAGATATGGTTCTTGGGTTTCATCCTTTCATGCTCTTGGCCACCTTCACTGACTATCGAAGAAAGAAGCGACAGTTCAACATACTATGTTACAAGAGGTGTCTTCGTGCCACAGTGTTCACAATGGCATTATGTGCTCACCTATAATGGTGATGACTTATGCAACTCCTCAAATCCTTTGAGGTTAGCCCGGCCTATGAAGCAATAGCATGTTGCAACTTCTTTACTACAGAAATTCGAGTTTCAAACGATGGTGTTGGCGGCAACGAATATAGATGCCTTTAATAGAATGTGTATTTCTGTTTTGGATTTGCATTCTATTTCTTTTCATTTTGGAGATTCGTCAGCTTATGTTAAGCAGTTCGCGAACCAGGTCATGTCTTTCCTTTAAGCTCAGCTCGGCCTATTGTAAGCCCAACTAAGAACTCGTTCCATGAgcctagtgatacgtctccaacgtatctataatttatgaagtattcatgctattatattatccatcttggatgttaatgggctttactatgcacttttatattattttcgggactaacctattaacccagagcccagtgccagtttctgttttttcccttgtttcagtgtttcgtagaaaaggaatatcaaaaggagtccaaacggaatgaaaccttcgggagcgtgatttttggaatgaacgtgatccaggagacttggagttgaagtcagggaagcttcgaggtggccacaaggcagggaggcgcgcctgccccctgggcgcgcccccaccctcgtgggcccctcgtggctccccttaccgacttcttttgcctatatatatccatataccctaaaaacatcgagggacataatagatcgggagttccgccgccgcaagcctttgtatccaccaaaaaccaatcgggaccctgttccggcaccctgccggaggggggatccctcaccggtggccatcttcatcatcccggcgatctccatgacgaggagggagtagttcaccctcggggctgagggtatgtaccagtagctatgtgtttgatctctctctctctctctctcgtgttcttgaggtggtacgatcttgatgtatcgcgagctttgctattatagttggatcttatgatgtttctccccctctactctcttgtaatggattgagttttccctttgaagtgatcttattggattgagtctttaaggatttgagaacacttgatgtatgtcttgcatgtgcttatctgtggtgacaatgggatatcacgtgatctacttgatgtatgttttggtgatcaacttgcgggttcagcgaccttgtgaacttatgcaggggttggcacacgttttcatcttgactctcccgtagaaactttggggcactctttgaagttctttgtgttggttgaatagatgaatctgagattgtgtgatgcatatcgtataaccatacccacggatacttgaggtgacattggagtatctaggtgacactagggttttggttgatttgtgtcttaaggtgttattctagtacgaactctatgatagatcgaacggaaagaatagcttcgtgttattttactacggactcttgaatagatcgatcagaaaggataactttgaggtggtttcgtaccctacaataatctcttcgtttgttctccggtattagtgactttggagtgactctttgttgcatgttgagggatagttatatgatccgattatgttattattattgagagaacttgcactagtgaaagtatgaaccctaggccttgtttcctagcattgcaataccgtttgtgctcacttttatcgcttgttaccttgctgtttttatattttcagattacaaaaacctatatctaccatccatattgcacttgtatcaccatctcttcgccgaactagtgcatatatacaatttaccattgtattgggtgtgttggggacacaagagactctttgttatttggttgcagggttgtttgagagagaccatcttcatcctacgcctcccacggattgataaaccttacgtcatccacttgagggaaatttgctactgtcctacaaacctctgcacttggaggcccaacaacgtctacaagaagaaggttgtgtagtagacatcacctagCCACTGTTTCGTTCTAGCCTGCTCTTATAGGACctctttttttgaaaaaaaaaaaatCTTATAGGACTTCTTATTCCGAGCAGTACATGCCGCGAAGACTCAGAACGCGCACCACCTGCTCCCCCGGGCGCCCTTTTGGGCCGACCGGGATGCCCAcaattttttatttctttttttccttttctgttttcttaATAATTGTGGATTTTAAAAAAGTTCTCAATTTCAAAACAAATCAAAATAGTGTTCTCAAATAAAAAATCACAATCTAATTTTTGTTCATCAATAAAAACTATTCAACTTTATTGTTAAAAATTGTGAATTTGGAAATTATTTGTGATTTCAAAAGTGTTCATGATTTAAGTAAATCACAAATTTGGAGTTGTTCctaaaatgaaaaagaaaaaggaaaaaaagaaaaaaagaaagaaataaacGATGACGAGAAAAGAAACAGagatgaaaaaaataaaaaaataaaaagggaagGAAAAGGAATAAAAATAATAAGAAACTGGTTCAGCAaaggttctagaaccttccccAAACAGATTTTTAAGATACCTTCCCCAAGcaggttttttttttttgagaaattcTTCCCCAAACAGATAGGGGAAGAAACCTAGAATGGACCGTCCAAACAGAGGACCAGACGAGCGAGCAGGTACGCGCTAGGTGGCTATTCAGCGACCTACGTGTCAAATAGGACTAGCCTGCTCTTTCTTTTAGGCCTTCTCTTACTTTTAAGACCAGACTCTCTAAAGAAAAACCTATAAGCCCTTGTGCTAAGGGAGTTTTAGAACTTTCCCAAATCTGATAGGGTAAGAAAACGAAGATCATTAATTAAGAAACACTTTGCAAAGGTCACTCTCACCTTCTCAAATTGCAACAAGTGGGCGCACTTGCGTCATTTGTCGCAACCTAAGAGTTTTCCTTTTTCCGTAGacccgtttattcaaaacgttttctCTCTTAAATCGCGTGTTCAAATCTCAAacgttttcaccgttggatttcTCACTCGAGATCTCCAAAACTAAACCCCATGTTGATATGGTTTTGACGGAAAAAAATTCACGAAAAAATGGACGAAAAAGTTGAACGAAAAAATCAAACCAGGAGCACGTTTTTTgtctttccgaaagaggcacgtcTGTGCCTCTCACCGAAGCAAATCTGTGCCTCCACGATTAGTAAACGTGTGCCTATTGCGGAAGTAAAaaaagaaaacacattttttttcattttttgagaggcacaaccgtgcctctcgcagaagcaaaaaaaaaaaaagaaaatatttATTTTTCCCATTTCGGAGAGCatgaccgtgcctctcgcggtaggaaaaaacaagaaaacaagtttttttcgtttccgagtgGCACGGCCTGGAAGGCAAATCCGTGcatctcgcgaaagaaaaaaacatGCTTTTTTTCGTTTGACGAACTTTTTTCACGAAATATTTGCAAAGGTCAATCCCACCTCCTCAGATTGCGACAAGTGACGCACTTGCatcacttgtcgcaacctgagagtttttccttttttttcgtaaatctgtttattcaaaacgttttatctcttaaatcgCGCGTTCAAATCTCGAACATTTTCACCATTGGATTTTTcacgtcgagatcttcaaaactagacctCATGTTGATATGGTTTTGACAAAAAAATCACGAAAAAAAGACGAAAAGCCGAACCGGGAGCACGTATTTTTCTTTTCGAAAGAGGCATGACCGTGCCTCTCGTCGAAGCAAATCCATGCCTCAACGAGAAGTAAACCCGTGCCTATTGCGAAAGTAAAAAAAACACATTTTGTTttcgagaggcacgaccgtgcctctcgtgaaagcaaaaaaaagaaaacatatttttttCCCGTTTCCGAGAGCATGtccgtgcctctcgcagaaggaaaaaagaagaagaaaaacaagttttttccgtttccgagtgGCACGGCCCGGAAGGCAAAtctgtgcctctcgcggaagaaaaaacattttttttcctGTTTTGACAAACTGTTTTTCTTGAAATATTTGCAAAGGCCACTCCCACCTCttcaggttgcgacaagtggctcACTTGcgtcacttgtcgcaacctgagaGTTTACCTTTGtccgtagatccgtttattcaaaacattTTATCTTTTAAATCGCGCGTTCAGATCTCAAATGTTTTCGCCGTTGGATTTCTCACGTCGAGATCTCCAAAACCAGGCCCCATTTTGATATAGTTTTGACGAAAAAATTCACGAAAAAATAGATGAAAAAGCCAAACGTAAAAACCAAACCGGGAGcacgttttttttctttttgaatgaGGCATAACCGTGCCTCTCATCGAAGCAAATCTGTGCTTTCATGAGAAGTAAACGTATGCCTATTGCAGAAGTAAAAAAGGAAAATATATAGTTTTTTCATTTTTCGAGAGACgcgaccgtgcctctcgcggaagaaaaaaaagatAACATATTTTTTTCCCGTTTCCGAAAGCATAACCGTGCCTCTCGCGCAAggtaaaaaaagaaaaacaagttTTTCCCGTTTTCGAATGGCACGGCCCGAAAGGCAAATCCATGCCTGTTGCGgaagaaaaaaaatattttttttttcATTTAAGAGAGGCACAACTCGCGGAAGCTGCGTCTCGTGCAAGAAAAACTAGCAGGAACGTCGATTGGCCCACTGGGAGCGGAGACTTCGGGAACTCTCTCCCGCCATCGCCAACATCTGAACACGCTCGAAACCTCTCGACCGCTCTTGTCTGACGAACCTTCTCGCTCGCTCGCCACCTCTCCACCTTCCGCCGCTTCCCAGCTCTCCCAGCCCTTATAAATGGAAGACACCCTCGCCGTCCGTCGTCATCAAGTCAGTCACTCGCATTGTCACATTCCACAAGGCAACAAATCACGACCCACGAGATCGAAGAATACACGCCGACACAGAGCGCTTGCGCGCACACACAATCAGCGAAACATCTCAGGGAAGTGCGTCCTCGAGCTCGGTAGCAATGTCGACTCGATGCTTGTTGGCGCTTGGCTGCATTGCCGTGGCGGTAATgtcgctcgccgtggcgccggcGGACGGCGCGATCCTGCCTTGGTTcgggagcggcggcggcagccGCGGCGCACGCGATGACGCGGTGGCGTCGCCGCTCCAGGACGTGGCCCTGCTCGCCGACCCGTTCCGGATCCTGGAGCACGTGCCATTCGGTTTCGACCGCGACGACGTGGCCATGGTGTCCATGGCGCGCGTGGACTGGCGCGAGACCGCCGACTCCCACGAGATCGTCGTCGACGTGCCAGGGATGAGGAAGGAGGACCTGAAGGTGGAGATCGAGGAGAACCGGGTGCTGCGGAtcagcggcgagcggcggcgggagGTGGAAGAGCGGAAGGGCGACCACTGGCACCGGGAGGAGCGCTCCTACGGCAAGTTCTGGCGCCAGATGCGCCTCCCCGACAACGCGGACCTCGATTCCATCGCCGCGAGCCTTGACGCCGGCGTCCTCACCGTGcgcttccggaagctggcgcccgAACAGATCAAGGGCCCGCGCGTGGTTCGCATCGCCGGGGGCGACGACGGCGCCGCTGCGAAGAAGACCATCGGCGACGTCGGTGCCGCTGGAGGTGAAGAGCGCCAGACCAAGAAAATCGAGCTCTGAATCCTGAACTCTGCACTGCGCGGAGTGCCAATGTTCTTGCCACTTTCCAGTACGCGCTTGTCAGTTCCGCTTCTCAGTACAGCGTGTAGAAAAATGTGATGTACTACTATTTTTGAATGTAAAAGCGACACTGAGTGGTCGATCACTGTCGCATGTAAGAGAAGTTCACCGAGGAAATAAAAACCACAGATCACTTTGTTATACTATGAATCATCCAGATGGACCAGATCTATACATAACTATGTCTAGACATTGTCTGGATAGAGTGGTGGCATACTAACAGTGAGGTTTGTTTCCACAAGCATAAATTTATTTCTTCACCAACAGGAACATAGACAGGACAGGACAGAAGGTGGTTCATCCTAGATGACATTCTGGAATATGACCTTTGCGATGTGGCCATCAACCGTTTCAGGTGAGCAATGAGCCGAGTAATAGAAGCTTTTCACAACGTGAAGAAATGTCTGCCTGGTCTCTGTTGATGTCATGGCCACTCTGATGAACACGCCAAGATAGCTCTCGCATCTCGAAATCCACTTGCCGGTCCAAGTCCTCTGTACCCACACCTCCTCCTTTCTGTTTTTGTCATTGAACACTTTTTGTTATAGCTAGTTTGACAGATCCCAAACAGGCATGCTACCCAAGCGGACGCATACATGTATACATGGATTCAGGGTATACGATGCTTGCACATACGCACCTGAGCATGAACTTTTGCGGCAAGCTTGCGGCAGATGGAAGAGGTGAGCTGCTCGAGCTGGGAGTACTCCCAAAGGTTCAGTTTCTGCTCGGCGGAGGCATGCCTTCCCGAGCAGATTTCGATTGTGCGAACCAACAGCAGTGCTGTATCCCTGTCAATGGATCTATGGCTCCAATTTGCAGTCCATGCCATGAGCCACTGCTTCCACTGCAGTTACCAAAGAAACAAGAAGCTCGGCTGCTTCATATCCAGTGAAGACTCAGCATCATAATACCAGCTGTATATAAGCGTAGGGTTTGACGAATATTACAGCTTCACGAAGGCTGCTGGAAGCGTCGTCAAAGGAAACAAGGTCGATAAGCTCTTCAAGGTTCTCCGTTGAATCCTTTGGTCCCCTGCAACTGCAATGCGTGCACACAACCAGGCACATGTTACAattttttcttttgaaaaacgGAGGGGAAGATCCTTGGCCTCTTAATCGAGTGATGCACGCAGCCGTATATTATTAATTATTAATAATACTGAATAAATTAGTTTATAAAGAGGAAaaaccaaaaaagaaagaaaaaacctTGAGGCCAGCCACATAGAACACCTCGCGATTGTGGCATCCCCAAATCTAGACATATTCCATAAAACCAGATTTCGGAGAAGGAAAACTGTGAAGCTGCATACCCTGTGTATCGGTAGTGAGAGGTCACCGCCTCGGCAAGCACCGCCATGCGAGCCCATGCTAGACGCTCTGATGCTCGGCTTGGTTCGAAGATGTTTGCTGCGGCTAAGAAGTAGGTCGTCAGTGCGCTCTTTGGAGTCCCACCATACCTTTGCAGGCGGTTCCTGAAATACCACCTGCGCATACATGTAAGCACTCCTGGAATAAGTATAGTTGTCATGTATATATGTGCTAGCTAATTAGTTGAACTTGAGGATAGAGGTGGCAAAAGTGCATGTGACCAACTTTCTGAGGCCATTCCACTCAAGTCGGGAGAGCCTTTAGTATTCTCAGAAATCAGCTTTTGCCATTTTAAGGTACAGGTCATTGCTCACAAGATCCATTCTGAAAAATTGAAGTGTCAGAACCAAGGGGGTGACCAATATTTGGCCACCGGAAATTTCTATTAACGATTGGTCTAGTATCACAAGTTAGCTGAATACTATTACCTCCGTCCCAAAATGtgtagatacatccgtatctagagaCAAGCTTTTTGAGACAGAGAGTACATATATAGGATGGTAATTACCTGTAGAGGACCTTGGTGATCCAAACATCGGTGCTGCCTCCATACTGATCAAGATACATCCTTGTTTCAATTCGGGGCAAACTTGCTTTCCAGGGGAAGTCCAATGTGTACTCGACCTGTTTTTACAAGTAGTACAAGGCACCATA contains:
- the LOC109733793 gene encoding 23.2 kDa heat shock protein; the encoded protein is MSTRCLLALGCIAVAVMSLAVAPADGAILPWFGSGGGSRGARDDAVASPLQDVALLADPFRILEHVPFGFDRDDVAMVSMARVDWRETADSHEIVVDVPGMRKEDLKVEIEENRVLRISGERRREVEERKGDHWHREERSYGKFWRQMRLPDNADLDSIAASLDAGVLTVRFRKLAPEQIKGPRVVRIAGGDDGAAAKKTIGDVGAAGGEERQTKKIEL